One Pantoea trifolii DNA segment encodes these proteins:
- a CDS encoding alpha-2-macroglobulin family protein produces the protein MAKRFNRLLLSALIGGVLLGGGTSPIHAQETAAAAAPQSLSVIDLSELQLDGAAALVLTFNAPLDSKQDFAARAHIIDEKSGKVDGGWELAQNGKALRFRHPEPSRKLTVNVDAGLKAADGSTLSAPFSQTLTTRDIQPMVGFASRGSLLPLRLTQGLPVLALNVNNVDVDFFRVKSASLADFLAQWNYGNNMSYWESRELLKNADLVYGARFDLNPARNTREKMQLPLGDVDALKQPGVYLAVMKQAGTYNYTQPATLFTLSDIGLSLHQFPAQLELFAQSLFNGAPLADVSVQLLDEKGKQLASGTSDSNGHLRLPANAKGKLLLATQKGQTSLIDLNRPALDLAEFPIDGPQGYDKQFFVFGPRDLYRPGETVIVNALLRDADGKPLPPQPVKADVVQPNGEVSQTFVWQPDNGIYQHRFALPASAMTGEWTLRINSGDNQPRSWPFHVEDFLPERMALDLTNRAQPVTPDDDITFAVEGRYLYGAPAAGNELQGQLFLRPAREAVAALPGYQFGDITEELKRSLDDVDEKLDERGKLQLNVESSWKESHSPLNLILQASLLETGGRPVTRRATQAIWPAPALPGIRPLFNSESVYDYRSDRYHDEPTVAENSLAEFDVVYANPQGEKLAASDLDVRLIHERRDYYWSFSDSEGWQSRFDQKDLQEEQQRITIAAGGSQKVSFPVEWGTYRLEVHAGDNIISSVRFQAGYGWQDNTNGTGALRPDQVKLKIDKTAYQAGDTAHVQVESPAAGKGYLMVESSSGTLWWQPLEVPAGGATIDVPISDSWKRHDLYLSAIVVRDGDKASGVTPKRAVGLLHLPMATEARRLSVALDASDKIRPEQTLKVKVKASREGGALPQQVQVLLSAVDSGVLNITDYKTPNPWDAFFGRKRYNADQYDVFGQLIEGGGKLAALRFGGDGDDADALSRGGKKPITEVQIVAQQLQPVMLDANGEGTLELPIPAFNGELRLMAQVWSADSFGSADRKLVVAAPLISELATPRFLASGDQSTLALDLTNLTDQPQTLKINVTASGQIALNGQIPASVQLAKGARTTLQIPVKAQGGFGEGDVQVKVSGMSLPGETLAASERKWKIGVRPAYPAQTLSFDNVMQTGQSWQVMASAFNGLQQDTLSGQLSLSNRPPLNIASYISSLYAYPYGCLEQTASGIWPSVFTNHAQLTAMGIKTSNDEARRASIDTGIARLAGMQRGNGSFGLWSKESQEEFWLTAYVTDFLLRASEAGYSVPDGVITRADERLLRYLQDPTQIETSWSSDADGLRFSVQAYAGLVLARQQQAPLGALRALYEKRDQAKSGLAMVQLGVALKLMGDQQRAQLALAQGIGLERKPNNWLGDYGSPVRDRALILSLLTENQLLPEMQGPLLIDLAKAVHGQRWFSTQENNALFLAARTLQQHKGESWQATLQGKAEPLSSNQPLNIGMTEDQLRQGVSVKSDNSSPLYGTLNVVGYPRTAPSPMSNVLQISREYFTLDGKPADLTNLKSGELLVVRLKVAASERVSDALVVDLLPAGLELENQNLSDSSASLGDSADALKESMMDMQQANIKHIEFRDDRFVAALALDGYTPGTLLYLARAVTPGSYRLPPPQVESMYVPEWRAIGSTPEKLNVR, from the coding sequence ATGGCAAAACGTTTTAACCGGCTGCTGCTCAGCGCGCTGATCGGTGGTGTATTACTGGGCGGCGGAACGTCGCCGATTCACGCGCAGGAAACGGCAGCAGCAGCAGCGCCGCAATCACTGTCCGTTATCGATCTCTCCGAACTGCAACTCGACGGTGCTGCCGCGCTGGTGTTGACCTTCAACGCGCCGCTTGACAGCAAACAGGATTTTGCCGCGCGCGCGCACATTATCGATGAGAAAAGCGGCAAGGTCGACGGCGGCTGGGAGCTGGCGCAAAACGGTAAAGCATTGCGTTTCCGTCATCCTGAACCGTCGCGCAAGTTGACGGTTAACGTCGATGCCGGTCTCAAAGCGGCCGATGGCAGCACCTTATCCGCGCCTTTTAGCCAAACGCTCACCACGCGCGATATCCAGCCGATGGTAGGTTTTGCCAGTCGCGGATCGCTGCTGCCGCTGCGTTTGACGCAGGGGTTGCCGGTGTTGGCGTTGAATGTGAATAACGTCGACGTCGATTTCTTCCGCGTGAAAAGTGCTTCGCTGGCCGATTTTCTGGCGCAGTGGAATTACGGCAACAACATGTCGTACTGGGAATCGCGCGAGCTGCTGAAAAATGCCGATCTGGTTTACGGCGCCCGCTTCGATCTCAATCCGGCGCGCAACACGCGCGAGAAAATGCAGCTGCCGCTGGGCGATGTCGATGCGCTGAAACAGCCGGGCGTCTATCTGGCGGTGATGAAACAGGCCGGAACCTACAACTACACGCAGCCGGCGACACTGTTTACATTGAGCGACATCGGGTTGTCGCTGCACCAATTCCCCGCACAGCTGGAACTGTTCGCCCAAAGCCTGTTCAACGGCGCGCCGCTGGCTGACGTTAGCGTGCAATTGCTGGATGAAAAAGGCAAACAACTCGCCAGCGGCACCAGCGACAGCAACGGTCATCTGCGCTTGCCGGCGAATGCTAAAGGCAAACTGCTGTTGGCAACGCAAAAGGGCCAAACCTCGCTGATCGATCTCAATCGTCCGGCGCTGGATCTGGCTGAATTTCCGATTGATGGCCCGCAAGGCTACGACAAACAGTTCTTCGTATTTGGTCCGCGCGATCTCTATCGTCCGGGTGAAACGGTGATCGTTAACGCGCTGCTGCGTGATGCTGATGGCAAACCGTTGCCGCCGCAGCCGGTGAAAGCCGACGTGGTGCAGCCGAATGGCGAAGTGTCGCAGACCTTTGTCTGGCAGCCAGATAACGGCATCTATCAACATCGCTTCGCCTTGCCCGCTTCCGCAATGACTGGCGAATGGACGCTGCGCATCAACAGCGGTGATAACCAGCCGCGCAGTTGGCCGTTCCACGTAGAAGACTTCCTGCCAGAGCGCATGGCACTGGATCTAACCAACCGCGCGCAGCCGGTGACGCCAGATGACGACATTACTTTTGCGGTCGAAGGCCGCTATTTGTACGGTGCGCCTGCCGCAGGTAACGAGTTGCAAGGGCAGCTGTTCCTGCGCCCGGCGCGTGAAGCGGTTGCCGCGCTGCCAGGCTATCAATTTGGCGACATCACTGAAGAGTTGAAACGCTCGCTGGATGATGTGGATGAGAAGCTGGATGAGCGCGGTAAGTTGCAACTCAACGTTGAGAGCAGCTGGAAAGAGAGTCATTCGCCGCTTAATCTGATTCTGCAAGCCAGCCTGCTGGAAACCGGCGGCCGTCCAGTGACGCGCCGCGCGACTCAGGCGATTTGGCCGGCTCCGGCGCTGCCCGGCATTCGTCCGCTGTTTAACAGCGAATCGGTGTATGACTATCGTAGCGACCGTTATCACGATGAGCCGACCGTGGCGGAAAACAGCCTTGCGGAGTTCGACGTGGTCTACGCCAATCCGCAGGGCGAAAAACTGGCGGCGTCAGATCTTGATGTGCGCCTGATCCACGAACGCCGCGACTATTACTGGAGCTTCTCCGACAGCGAAGGCTGGCAGTCGCGCTTCGATCAAAAGGATCTGCAGGAGGAGCAGCAGCGCATCACCATTGCGGCGGGCGGCAGCCAGAAAGTGAGCTTCCCGGTGGAGTGGGGCACCTATCGCCTGGAAGTGCATGCCGGCGACAACATCATTAGCAGTGTGCGCTTCCAGGCCGGATACGGGTGGCAGGACAACACCAACGGCACCGGCGCGCTGCGTCCGGATCAGGTCAAACTGAAAATCGATAAAACCGCCTATCAGGCGGGCGACACCGCGCACGTGCAGGTGGAATCGCCTGCTGCCGGTAAAGGTTATCTGATGGTGGAATCCAGCAGCGGCACGCTGTGGTGGCAACCGCTGGAGGTTCCGGCCGGCGGCGCAACCATTGATGTACCGATTAGCGACAGCTGGAAGCGACACGATCTCTATCTCAGCGCCATCGTGGTGCGTGATGGCGACAAAGCCAGCGGCGTCACGCCGAAACGTGCGGTGGGCTTGCTGCATCTGCCGATGGCGACCGAAGCGCGTCGCCTCAGCGTAGCGCTCGACGCGTCAGATAAAATCCGTCCTGAGCAGACGCTAAAAGTGAAGGTCAAAGCCAGCCGTGAAGGTGGCGCGTTGCCGCAGCAGGTTCAGGTATTGCTCTCGGCGGTGGACAGCGGCGTGCTCAACATTACCGACTACAAAACCCCGAATCCGTGGGACGCGTTTTTTGGCCGCAAGCGCTACAACGCAGATCAGTACGATGTGTTCGGTCAGCTGATTGAAGGCGGTGGCAAGCTGGCCGCGCTGCGTTTCGGTGGTGACGGCGACGATGCCGATGCGCTGTCGCGCGGCGGTAAAAAGCCGATTACTGAGGTGCAGATCGTGGCGCAGCAGTTGCAGCCGGTAATGCTGGATGCCAACGGCGAAGGTACGCTGGAACTGCCGATTCCGGCGTTTAATGGCGAACTGCGTTTAATGGCGCAGGTGTGGAGCGCCGACAGCTTCGGCTCGGCCGATCGCAAGCTGGTGGTCGCTGCGCCGTTGATCAGTGAACTGGCGACACCGCGTTTCCTTGCCAGCGGCGATCAATCCACGCTGGCGCTGGATCTCACCAACCTCACCGATCAACCGCAGACGCTGAAAATCAACGTCACGGCCAGTGGCCAGATCGCGCTCAACGGCCAGATCCCCGCCAGCGTGCAGCTGGCGAAAGGCGCGCGCACCACTTTGCAAATTCCGGTCAAAGCGCAGGGCGGCTTTGGTGAGGGCGATGTGCAGGTCAAGGTGTCCGGCATGAGTTTGCCGGGCGAAACGCTGGCAGCCAGCGAGCGCAAATGGAAAATTGGCGTGCGTCCGGCTTATCCGGCACAAACGCTAAGCTTCGATAACGTGATGCAAACCGGCCAAAGCTGGCAGGTGATGGCGAGCGCCTTCAACGGCTTGCAGCAGGATACGTTGAGCGGACAGCTGTCGCTCAGCAACCGTCCACCGCTGAATATCGCCAGCTATATCAGCTCGCTGTATGCCTATCCTTATGGCTGCCTTGAACAGACCGCCAGCGGCATTTGGCCGTCGGTATTCACCAACCATGCGCAGTTGACGGCGATGGGCATCAAAACCAGCAATGATGAAGCGCGTCGTGCCTCGATTGATACTGGCATCGCGCGCCTTGCCGGCATGCAGCGCGGCAACGGCAGCTTTGGTTTGTGGAGCAAAGAGAGTCAGGAAGAGTTTTGGCTGACGGCTTACGTCACTGATTTCCTGCTGCGCGCCAGCGAAGCCGGCTACAGCGTGCCGGATGGCGTGATTACCCGTGCCGACGAGCGTCTGCTGCGCTATCTGCAGGATCCCACGCAGATCGAAACCAGCTGGAGCAGCGATGCCGATGGTTTGCGTTTCAGCGTGCAGGCCTATGCCGGATTGGTGCTGGCACGTCAGCAGCAGGCACCGCTCGGTGCGTTGCGTGCGCTGTATGAAAAACGCGATCAGGCGAAATCGGGTCTGGCGATGGTGCAGCTTGGCGTGGCGTTGAAGCTGATGGGCGATCAACAGCGTGCACAACTGGCGCTGGCGCAGGGCATTGGCCTGGAACGTAAGCCGAACAACTGGCTCGGCGATTACGGCAGCCCGGTGCGCGATCGCGCGCTGATTCTGTCGCTGCTGACGGAAAACCAGCTGCTGCCGGAGATGCAAGGTCCGTTGCTGATCGATCTGGCGAAAGCGGTGCACGGACAGCGCTGGTTCTCGACGCAGGAAAACAACGCGTTGTTCCTCGCCGCCCGCACCTTGCAGCAGCATAAAGGCGAAAGCTGGCAGGCGACACTACAAGGCAAAGCGGAACCGCTCAGCAGCAATCAGCCGCTCAATATTGGTATGACGGAAGATCAGCTGCGTCAGGGCGTGTCGGTGAAAAGCGACAATTCGTCGCCGCTTTACGGCACGCTAAATGTGGTGGGCTATCCGCGCACCGCACCGTCGCCGATGAGCAACGTGCTGCAGATCAGTCGTGAGTACTTCACGCTGGATGGTAAGCCAGCGGATCTAACCAACCTGAAAAGTGGCGAACTGCTGGTGGTGCGGCTCAAAGTCGCGGCTAGCGAGCGCGTCAGTGATGCGCTGGTGGTGGATCTGCTGCCTGCTGGACTTGAGCTGGAAAACCAGAACCTGAGCGACAGCAGCGCCAGTTTAGGCGACAGCGCCGATGCGCTGAAAGAGAGCATGATGGATATGCAGCAAGCCAACATTAAGCATATCGAATTCCGTGACGACCGTTTTGTCGCCGCGCTGGCGCTGGATGGCTACACGCCGGGCACGTTGTTGTATCTGGCGCGCGCGGTGACGCCGGGCAGCTATCGCCTGCCGCCGCCACAGGTGGAATCGATGTATGTGCCGGAATGGCGCGCGATTGGCAGCACGCCGGAAAAACTCAATGTGCGTTAA
- the sseA gene encoding 3-mercaptopyruvate sulfurtransferase: MTAIFVSADWLKEHYTEETLQVLDARMLPPGQEAVRDLQAEYLAGHLPNAPFFDIEALSDHTSPYPHMMPRAESFAVAMRELGVSQDKHLVVYDEGNLFSAPRAWWMLRAFGCENVSILAGGLQGWKAAGFDVATGPVSLPEGEFEATYDGTQVKRLTDVLLISHEGGAQIVDARAANRFNAEVDEPRPGLLRGHIPHSLNVPWNSLVVNGELKSAAELRDLFALAGVKLDQPVIASCGSGVTAVVVILALTSLGVRDVTLYDGSWGEWGSRDDLPIEK, from the coding sequence ATGACAGCCATATTTGTGTCCGCTGATTGGTTGAAAGAACATTACACCGAGGAAACATTGCAGGTGCTTGATGCCCGCATGTTGCCGCCTGGCCAGGAAGCCGTACGCGATCTGCAGGCTGAATATCTGGCTGGCCATCTACCGAATGCCCCGTTCTTTGATATCGAAGCGTTGTCCGATCACACCTCGCCTTATCCGCACATGATGCCGCGCGCCGAATCCTTTGCGGTGGCGATGCGCGAGTTGGGCGTCAGCCAGGATAAACATCTGGTGGTGTATGACGAAGGTAACCTGTTCTCGGCACCGCGCGCATGGTGGATGCTGCGTGCCTTTGGCTGCGAAAATGTGTCGATTCTGGCCGGAGGATTGCAGGGCTGGAAAGCGGCTGGTTTCGATGTCGCCACCGGACCGGTTAGTTTGCCGGAGGGTGAATTCGAGGCGACTTATGATGGCACACAGGTGAAACGCCTGACCGACGTGCTGCTGATCAGCCACGAAGGCGGCGCGCAAATCGTCGATGCACGCGCGGCCAACCGTTTTAACGCCGAAGTGGATGAACCGCGTCCGGGATTGCTGCGCGGGCATATTCCTCACAGCCTGAACGTGCCGTGGAACAGTTTGGTGGTAAATGGTGAACTGAAATCGGCAGCGGAACTGCGCGATCTGTTTGCTCTGGCGGGCGTAAAACTGGATCAGCCCGTGATCGCCAGCTGCGGGTCGGGTGTTACGGCGGTGGTGGTGATTCTGGCGCTGACGTCGTTGGGTGTGCGGGATGTGACGCTGTACGACGGTTCGTGGGGCGAATGGGGCAGCCGCGACGATTTACCGATCGAGAAGTGA
- the sseB gene encoding enhanced serine sensitivity protein SseB, whose translation MSNRLEEVLKLAATEPAHRPEFFQLLLEADVWVPGESPAEQFDATSPVELQHWEKEGGGSVIPFFTSEEAMGEAIKDEQPYLRMPVRTLFEITQGETLFLNPKLPAGKEFSPGEIAHLIGEEGSALSQQTVLEGGQALLLSEVAEPPAQMIDSLTQLFAKYKQVRRAYIASIRESATEEPNLLIGIEADSDIDEIIQAAGGVATDTLADDAPIDICEVVNEDRGVSHFFTAHITPFYERRWGSFLRDFKGSQRII comes from the coding sequence ATGAGTAACCGTCTTGAAGAGGTGCTGAAGCTGGCGGCCACCGAGCCTGCGCACCGTCCGGAATTTTTCCAACTGCTGCTGGAAGCCGATGTTTGGGTGCCAGGCGAAAGTCCCGCTGAGCAGTTTGATGCGACTTCGCCGGTGGAATTACAGCATTGGGAAAAAGAGGGTGGTGGCAGCGTGATCCCGTTCTTCACCTCCGAAGAAGCGATGGGCGAGGCAATCAAAGATGAGCAGCCTTATCTGCGCATGCCGGTGCGTACGCTGTTTGAGATTACGCAAGGCGAAACGCTGTTCCTCAATCCGAAGCTGCCTGCGGGCAAAGAGTTTTCGCCGGGTGAAATCGCCCATTTGATTGGCGAAGAGGGCAGTGCGCTGAGCCAGCAAACCGTGCTGGAAGGTGGCCAGGCGCTGCTGTTGTCCGAAGTGGCCGAGCCGCCAGCGCAGATGATTGATTCACTGACGCAGCTGTTTGCCAAGTACAAGCAGGTGCGCCGTGCTTACATCGCCAGCATTCGCGAAAGTGCCACCGAAGAACCCAACCTGCTGATTGGTATCGAAGCCGATAGCGATATCGATGAGATTATTCAGGCGGCGGGCGGCGTAGCAACAGACACGCTGGCCGATGATGCGCCGATTGATATCTGTGAAGTGGTGAATGAAGATCGCGGCGTAAGCCACTTCTTTACTGCCCACATCACGCCATTCTATGAACGTCGCTGGGGCAGTTTCCTGCGCGATTTCAAGGGCAGTCAGCGGATTATATAA
- the pepB gene encoding aminopeptidase PepB → MTTQPMIITLSSQAADARWGDKALLSSNESGMTIHLTGADALMSIQRAGRKLDGQGIRHVALQGESWDLEKCWAFWQGYRSPKGKRQVEWPEFNEADQAEFARRLKIVDWVRDTINLPAEDLSPEQLVHNAVDLINEVGGKAVSYRITKGDDLREQGYAGLHTVGRGSTRSPVLLALDYNPSGDESAPVYACLVGKGITFDTGGYSLKQSAFMDSMKSDMGGAATLTGALALAISRGLNKRVKLYLCCADNMVSGNAFRLGDIIRYRNGKTVEVMNTDAEGRLVLADGLIDASEQNPELLIDAATLTGAAKTALGNDYHALFTFDDVLAESLLGSATGENEAFWRLPLAEFHRSHLPSNFADLNNIASPSHAAGASSAAAFLSHFVSKYQQGWLHIDCSATYRKGAVDQWSAGATGLGVRTVANLLLK, encoded by the coding sequence ATGACAACACAACCGATGATAATTACGCTCAGCTCCCAGGCCGCCGACGCGCGCTGGGGTGATAAAGCGCTGCTGAGCAGCAACGAAAGTGGCATGACCATTCACCTGACTGGCGCAGATGCGCTGATGAGCATCCAGCGCGCGGGTCGCAAGCTGGACGGTCAGGGCATTCGTCACGTCGCCCTGCAGGGCGAAAGCTGGGATTTGGAGAAGTGCTGGGCATTCTGGCAAGGCTATCGCAGCCCGAAAGGCAAACGTCAGGTCGAGTGGCCGGAATTCAATGAGGCCGATCAGGCTGAATTTGCGCGCCGTCTGAAGATTGTCGATTGGGTGCGCGACACCATCAACCTGCCAGCGGAAGATCTCAGCCCAGAGCAGCTGGTACACAACGCGGTTGATCTGATCAATGAAGTGGGCGGCAAAGCGGTGAGCTATCGCATCACCAAAGGCGACGATCTGCGCGAGCAGGGTTATGCCGGACTTCACACCGTGGGTCGCGGTTCTACCCGCTCGCCGGTATTACTCGCGCTCGATTACAACCCAAGCGGCGATGAAAGTGCGCCGGTTTACGCGTGTCTGGTCGGTAAAGGTATCACCTTCGATACCGGCGGTTACAGCCTGAAGCAAAGCGCTTTTATGGACTCGATGAAGTCCGACATGGGCGGCGCGGCAACCTTGACCGGCGCACTGGCGCTGGCGATTTCACGCGGTCTGAATAAGCGCGTGAAACTGTATCTGTGCTGCGCCGACAACATGGTCAGCGGCAACGCGTTCCGTCTGGGCGACATCATTCGCTATCGCAACGGTAAAACCGTGGAAGTGATGAACACCGATGCGGAAGGTCGTCTGGTATTGGCTGATGGCCTGATTGATGCCAGCGAGCAGAATCCGGAACTGCTAATCGATGCGGCAACGCTGACCGGCGCGGCAAAAACCGCACTGGGCAACGATTACCACGCGCTGTTTACCTTTGACGATGTGCTGGCGGAATCGCTGCTTGGCAGCGCGACCGGCGAAAACGAAGCCTTCTGGCGCTTGCCGCTGGCCGAGTTTCATCGCAGCCATCTGCCTTCGAACTTTGCCGATCTGAATAACATTGCCAGCCCGTCACATGCGGCAGGTGCCAGCAGCGCGGCGGCGTTCCTGTCGCATTTCGTCAGCAAATATCAGCAAGGCTGGCTGCACATTGACTGCTCCGCGACGTATCGCAAAGGCGCGGTGGATCAGTGGTCCGCTGGTGCGACCGGTTTGGGTGTGCGCACCGTCGCCAATCTGTTACTAAAATAG
- a CDS encoding IscS subfamily cysteine desulfurase — MKLPIYLDYAATTPADPRVATKMMQFLTMDGTFGNPASRSHRFGWQAEEAVDVARNQIAELVNADPREIVFTSGATEADNLAIKGAAQCHQARGKHIITSQTEHKAVLDSCQQLAHEGFDVTFLQPGSDGIVTPQMLESALRDDTVLVSLMHVNNETGVIQDIAALGALCRARDILFHVDATQSVGKLPIDVTELPVDLMSFSAHKLYGPKGIGALWVRRKPRLQIDAQMHGGGHERGMRSGTLPVHQIVGMGEAYRIAREEMSSEMARLSGLRQRLWRGIRQLGNVNLNGSLDQGAPNILNISFAHVDGESLIMALKDLALSSGSACTSASLEPSYVLRAMGVEQELAHSSLRFSLGRFTSAEEIEYAIELVNKAVTRLRALSPATNAR, encoded by the coding sequence ATGAAATTACCGATTTACCTGGATTACGCAGCCACTACGCCTGCGGATCCGCGTGTCGCCACCAAAATGATGCAGTTCCTCACGATGGATGGCACTTTCGGTAACCCCGCGTCCCGTTCCCACCGTTTTGGCTGGCAGGCCGAAGAAGCTGTTGATGTAGCTCGCAATCAGATTGCGGAGCTGGTCAACGCCGATCCGCGTGAAATCGTCTTTACCTCCGGCGCGACCGAAGCGGACAACCTTGCGATTAAAGGTGCAGCGCAATGCCATCAGGCGCGCGGCAAGCACATTATTACCAGCCAAACCGAACACAAAGCGGTGCTCGACAGTTGCCAGCAACTGGCGCACGAAGGCTTTGATGTCACTTTCTTACAGCCGGGCAGCGACGGTATCGTCACGCCGCAGATGCTCGAATCTGCACTGCGCGACGACACGGTGCTGGTGTCGCTGATGCACGTTAATAATGAAACCGGTGTGATTCAGGATATCGCCGCCCTCGGCGCGCTGTGCCGTGCGCGTGACATCCTGTTCCACGTTGATGCCACGCAAAGCGTTGGCAAACTGCCGATAGACGTCACTGAACTGCCAGTGGATTTGATGTCCTTCTCGGCGCACAAGTTGTATGGACCGAAAGGCATCGGCGCGCTGTGGGTGCGCCGTAAACCGCGTCTGCAAATAGATGCGCAGATGCACGGTGGCGGCCACGAGCGCGGCATGCGTTCGGGCACATTGCCGGTGCATCAAATTGTCGGCATGGGCGAAGCCTACCGCATTGCACGTGAAGAGATGAGCAGCGAAATGGCGCGTCTGTCCGGGTTGCGCCAGCGTCTGTGGCGCGGCATTCGTCAACTGGGTAACGTGAACCTCAACGGTTCGCTGGATCAGGGCGCTCCAAACATCCTCAATATCAGTTTTGCCCACGTCGATGGCGAATCGCTGATTATGGCGCTGAAAGATCTGGCGCTGTCATCCGGTTCCGCCTGCACCTCGGCCAGTCTCGAACCTTCCTACGTGCTGCGCGCGATGGGCGTCGAACAGGAGCTGGCACACAGCTCGCTGCGTTTTTCGCTCGGACGCTTCACCAGCGCAGAGGAAATTGAGTACGCTATCGAGCTGGTCAACAAAGCGGTAACCCGTCTGCGGGCGCTCTCGCCTGCAACAAACGCCCGCTAA
- the iscR gene encoding Fe-S cluster assembly transcriptional regulator IscR: MRLTSKGRYAVTAMLDVALHSNEGPVPLADISERQGISLSYLEQLFSRLRKHGLVASVRGPGGGYLLGKDSSAIAVGAVITAVDESVDATKCQGKEGCQGGERCLTHVLWRDLSERISDFLNNITLAELVNNQEILEVADRQNTVDNRRFQQHRVQETINVNLRA, translated from the coding sequence ATGAGACTGACATCCAAAGGACGTTATGCCGTAACCGCTATGCTGGACGTTGCACTGCACTCCAATGAGGGTCCGGTGCCGCTAGCTGACATTTCTGAGCGTCAGGGCATCTCGTTGTCCTATCTGGAGCAGTTATTCTCGCGTCTGCGTAAGCACGGCTTGGTGGCCAGCGTTCGTGGTCCAGGTGGCGGTTATCTGTTAGGTAAAGATTCAAGCGCGATTGCTGTGGGCGCGGTAATTACCGCCGTTGACGAATCTGTCGACGCCACCAAATGCCAGGGCAAAGAAGGCTGCCAGGGCGGCGAGCGTTGCCTGACCCACGTTTTGTGGCGTGACCTGAGTGAGCGCATTAGCGATTTCCTCAACAACATCACGCTGGCGGAACTGGTGAATAATCAGGAAATCCTCGAAGTGGCCGATCGCCAGAACACGGTCGATAATCGCCGCTTCCAGCAGCATCGTGTGCAAGAAACCATCAACGTTAATCTGCGCGCGTAA
- the trmJ gene encoding tRNA (cytosine(32)/uridine(32)-2'-O)-methyltransferase TrmJ, translated as MLQNIRIVLVETSHTGNMGSVARAMKTMGLTNLYLVNPLVKPDSQAISLAAGASDVIGNARIVDTMDEAIAGCSLVVGTSARSRSLPWPMLDSRECGIKSVEEGQQAPVALVFGRERVGLTNEELQKCHYHVAIQANPEYSSLNLAMAVQIIAYEVRMAWLDAQEKAAPTEQAVESPYPLVDDLERFYQHIEQMMLNSGFIREGTPSQVMSKLRRLYTRARPERDELNILRGMMASFEKRKGNVDNS; from the coding sequence ATGCTGCAGAATATCCGAATCGTACTGGTAGAAACCTCGCACACGGGCAACATGGGCTCGGTCGCACGCGCGATGAAAACCATGGGCTTAACCAACCTTTATCTGGTCAATCCGCTGGTGAAACCGGATTCACAGGCCATTTCCCTCGCCGCCGGTGCCAGCGATGTCATTGGTAATGCGCGCATTGTCGATACCATGGATGAAGCCATTGCCGGCTGTAGTTTGGTGGTTGGCACCAGCGCACGTTCACGTTCACTGCCGTGGCCAATGTTGGATTCACGTGAGTGCGGCATTAAAAGTGTTGAAGAGGGCCAGCAGGCGCCGGTTGCGTTGGTGTTTGGCCGCGAGCGCGTCGGCCTGACCAACGAAGAGTTGCAGAAGTGTCACTATCACGTCGCGATTCAGGCCAATCCGGAATACAGCTCACTGAACCTGGCGATGGCGGTGCAGATCATCGCTTACGAAGTGCGCATGGCCTGGCTGGACGCGCAGGAAAAAGCCGCGCCGACGGAGCAAGCTGTCGAGTCACCGTATCCTCTGGTTGACGATCTCGAGCGCTTCTATCAGCACATCGAGCAGATGATGCTGAACAGCGGCTTTATCCGTGAAGGTACGCCAAGCCAGGTGATGAGCAAGCTGCGTCGTTTATATACGCGTGCGCGTCCGGAACGCGATGAACTGAACATCCTGCGCGGCATGATGGCATCGTTCGAAAAGCGCAAAGGTAATGTGGATAATAGTTGA